A window of Drosophila subpulchrella strain 33 F10 #4 breed RU33 unplaced genomic scaffold, RU_Dsub_v1.1 Primary Assembly Seq37, whole genome shotgun sequence contains these coding sequences:
- the LOC119561800 gene encoding NADH dehydrogenase [ubiquinone] 1 beta subcomplex subunit 2, mitochondrial-like, which translates to MNIALKLGFSMGCLSRRSPALTFIQRGSHVVSYRNAPPAHSMATKIGAVTVGGAMWWWVIWHLWHEPDHITGEFDYPNPKQWSNSELGIPKDS; encoded by the exons ATGAATATTGCTTTAAAATTGGGTTTCTCAATGGGCTGTCTAAGTCGCAGGAGTCCGGCACTTACATTTATTCAAAGAGGGAGTCATGT TGTCTCTTACCGTAATGCCCCACCGGCGCATTCAATGGCAACCAAAATTGGTGCTGTGACTGTTGGTGGAGCTATGTGGTGGTGGGTTATTTGGCACCTATGGCATGAGCCCGACCATATAACG GGGGAATTCGATTATCCTAACCCAAAGCAATGGAGCAACTCTGAGTTGGGTATTCCTAAAGATTCTTAG